The Sylvia atricapilla isolate bSylAtr1 chromosome 9, bSylAtr1.pri, whole genome shotgun sequence genomic sequence GGAGAACATCAACAAGGAGAACATCAACAAGGAGAACATCAACTCCTCAGCAGCTGTCGTGTCCTGTCTGCCAAGGAGCACCCTGGGATCATCTCCTGACCCAGCACCAAGGGGAATGTCAGCCCTCCTGAGGAACAGAacccaaacaaccccaaaatcaccccaggatggggagaggagcagcagggcagggagcagcagccatggGGCTGGCAACAGCGGGGCAAGGAGAGGCTccatccagctgcagagagcaggagaacCCTCAGCCTGCTCCCACTGGGGGCTGGAAAAGCTCCTCTCTTGGCTAAAGGAGcattcacagaatcccagaatgggtcaggttggaagggaccagaGTGGGGCATttggtccaacctccctgctccagcagggccatccctgGGCccaggattgcatccagattTTTGACTGCctgagggagactccacacctctctggacaatcttTAAGGAAGTTTTTTCTCATGCTGAGGTGGAATTTCCTGGGCctcagtttgtgcccattgtGGATTCCCCCAAAGCTGGCACTGCAAGGAGAGCAGGCAGCCCAGCCTTGCCCTGGAAGCACAGTGGGatcacacagcactgaccccttGGAAACCTGAGAGGTGCTGGACCTTACACAGCCCCCAAATGAAATGGGATCAGGTGGCCCAGAACACATCCAGCCCACACTTGGTGCCTCTGGTGTGCCAGTTTGACCCTGTGCCCCACAGCTGCAAAGTTTTCTCCTTCTCAGTCTGGAAAACCTCCAAACAGGTATTAAAGAAATCCCAGGAGCgctgcagagctgccatggCACCCTCTGAAGGAGTGCCAGAGTGGGAATCctctgggaaagggctgggggcagggcaggggtcACTTTACACAAAACCCACTGTTGTGGATGTGGCCATAAATTATCCCCACAGTCCCTcacagcagagagagctgggcAGAGGTGATGGAGAGGAATGCTAAATAAACACCAGTCCCATGTGATGTATCAGCTTATTGCTGGAATAAAATACCCAAGGAAGCAAGCAGGAATTCTGTCATGTCCCATTACTCTAATTGCTGCTGGACTCCAGTCCCACTGCCTGACAGTTTGTTTCAATTTTTACTGGGTCCTTTGGCTGCTCCTTCACCTCTCTCCTCTTCAACACTCCCACTCTGTCCAGCTCCAAACAACTCATTAATTTCCTATCAATCAGGCCTCCTCACCCCTTGTCATTCCCTTTACCTTCCTAAGTGCATTTGCCACGTGCACAAACCCCTTTGCATTGTAGGGGAGTCCAACTCTCCTGGAGCCTTTCCCAATCTGTTCCCCCAGACTGCTTCAGCTCCCCCCACttggatgtgctgctgcctggccaaaatcccaaacctctgtctcagcccctgctgccactggAATCACTTTGATTTGGGAGGCAGCCCCTTACCTGCTGGGGGATGGAGAGAAACTGAGCTTGTTGCTCATACAAAGGTGGAAACAGTTTTGGGGAGCTGCTCCTTTGAGATCATCTcccatcagcagctccaggaatttggttttatttatctCCTGAAGCACCAGTGTGCTCTCATTAGCCAAGGTCCAGGATATAAACTCAGCACATGCTGAAATCATTCAGGGCAAAACTCCAGAATCTTTCTTTACTCGTTATTTACTTCAAGATTTCCTTACAGAGATACCAGGTTCTCTGAAATTCACCTTTCCTTCCAACCCACAGCCAAATCCCAGTCCCACATGTCAGAGTAAAATCTGACTGCAAAAATATTGCCCCTGGAggctgctcagccccacagcaaCCAGCTCTCCCCCAGATCCCATTTCCTCAGCCACAGCAAAGCTGGGTAGTCCTTTCCTGTCAAGCTGTGCATCCCAGCTCCACAAAGCACTTCACCCCAGGTGTTTGGGGACTTAAGGCACCCACACACAAGCTAAATTCCTTCAGGACCTTGTGCCTTGCATTTCCCACCAGAGATCCttacagaacaggaaaaaaccaacatttCAGGGAGAATTCAGACCAGAATAAACTCAACCTTTGTGCAGGAACCAGGTGCTGATTCAGGGCCCAGGAAAGGTCCCACTTCCACAGGCAGGACACAAAACCACAGGGAGATgccagggagagctcagggaaTGCAGAGACCTCCTGGGAATCCTGCCTGTCCTGAGCACCCTGCTCTGACCTGCAGCAAATCCTGCTCCTGTCAACTTCCCTGCACACCCCCAGTAAATTCCTTGTGATGTTCACTTTGTCTCTCTGTAACTCACTTAGACTGTTCAAAGGCAAGTGTTAATTTAAACTTTATAAATCATACCTTGTTTTCAGAACAGGAAAATGAGGGCCCTATTAAGCTCAGAGATTTAATAGTGACCTGAAACCTTCCCTAATAAAACTCCATGCTCCAAACCGTATTTCTTTCCAGCAATGAAAACATTGAGAAGGTTTTCCTGGCCACCAAGagttgaaaaatacattaagcATTGCATTTAATCCCCACAGACTCAGTGACCAGGCTCCTAAAGAGGCCCCCAAACTTCCTGCCTATCTCCACGTGCCTTCCTGGAGaactggaggagaaggagctccTACCTCACAAAACCTTTGTGCTCATTTCCACACTAATTCCTCCAAGtatttttgatattttacaAGTATTAACAACTGCAGATGAAAGATAAATCCCAAGCTCTAAAGAATAAACAACTAAGAGGAGGAACAACACCACCATGGGTGATATTGGGAATGCTGACTTACCAGTCCCAAAACTTTCCTCTCCACACAGAGACAGTTTGTTTGCATCCATCAAGTTTCCAAAGAACTTCCAGCCTGTTGGAGTCTCATACAAAGCAATCTTTGTAGCCTGGGCCACCCTGCCAAGGTAAGAAGGCTAAGTCACATCCCTTGGTGCTCCCAGAGGAAATGGGatcagcagctctcctggggtCCCACTGAAGGCAGGGCATGGCACTGCCTTGGTACAATCCCTCTATTTCACCCCAGTGTGAATCTGGGAGATGAGTGGGATGTGCATTTACACAGGTACAAACACACAGCTCTTCAAAGCAACTTTAAGTTGCAGATCTCAAAGCATCTCACCAAGAAAGCTATCTAATTTATCACTGATATTTGATATTTGTCACTACcaaatttaaggaaaagaagggTGGGGAGACTCATTTGTTTGGGTTTATCTgtagagaagagaaagagacGAACTCTGCCATGTCCCAAGGCAGGTTTTAATCCATTAAACCTCATTGCTGCACTTCTCACCAGACCAAACACACAGGACAGATCCAGGtgaaatcccaggaaaaggaTTTGCCCCCCAGTTaaggaaggacactgagtgctgtgtccagctctgggatctcagtttaggaaggacattggTACCCTTGAGCACATCCCGAGGAGGccacgaggctggtgaggggctgggagcacaaaccctgtgaaaaatgactgagggagctggggttgtttagctggagaaaaggagactcagaggtgaccttatcactctacaactccctgagaggtggctgtgctcagctggggttgggctctttctccaggcagaatgagaggacacagcctcaggctgtgccaagggaaatataagTTGGATATTAGCAAAAAGGTTTTTATGGAACAGGTGATGAAATACTGGAACGttctgcccggggaggtggtgcAGTCGCCATCCTGGGTGTGTTTAAACAAAGCCTGggtgtggcactcagtgctgtggtCTAGTTGAGGTGTCGGGGCTGTGTTTGATAATCTCGGAGGTCTCTCCCAACCTGGTGACTGTGCTCAAGGGGCATGGCAGggccccctgtccccaggggttGTGTTACCTGTCCAGGGCCCCGCTGGTGGGCATGCTGCGGGCCAGCCCACGCACCCCAGTCTGCTGGAAGTACGGGATGCTGAAGATGTTGGCGGCGATGACGGCCACCGAGTCCGAGGGGTTGACGAAGAAGCCGTGCTTGCCCAAAATCATGTTACGGTCCTGGGGGagacagcacaggcacagctcagctccctgcccagcccatcGAGCCAGCAATTCCCCCCAGAGGTTTTCTGAAATAAACACGGAGCTTGGAAGAAGTtactcagcagcagctctagAGTGTTTCACCTTCCTGCTGATTTTTCACAgctttaaagatatttaaatgcAGTTTGTTGTTACTGAATACAGTACCCAATTTCTGTGGTGGGAAACAACAGGGAGTGGTTCCCTTCATTCATGAttccagagggaagaaaaggaaaaggtgcaCCTCAGTGTCCAGGGCTGGTTAGAGGGAAAGAAGGGGAATTCTGAGCAGCTCCTTTACCCCATCTCCATCAAAGGCAGCTCCAAAGTCGTACTCTCCCGTCTTCATGGTCTGCACCAGGTCGGCAGCATAGGTCAGGTTGGGGTCAGGGTGGTGGCCCCCAAAGTCCTCCAGGGGGGTGCAGTTCACAGCTGAATTTGCTGgggctcccagctcctcacacagGATCTTCTTCACGTAAGGGCCCACAACTGTGTCAGCAAACACAGAGAGGAAGGTTTGGCCCAGCCACGGCACCACCCACCTCAGGCTGCTCACTTTGGGTCACTTCAGGTGCTTTGTGGTTTAGGAGCTCCCAACAAAATccaccccatccctgcaagtgtcccTGGCCAAGCTGGACAAGGCTTGGGGTAAactgggctggtggaaggttGGGTGGCTAGCTCCATCCATGccaggggtggaactggatgaggTTTgtggtccctcccaacccaaaccatttcaggATTGCATGGAACATTTCACtgaatcctagaatggtttgggttggaagcaaCCTTAAAGATCAGCTCATTCCAGCCCCCAAAACACAACACTTGACAAAACAAGATAACACAAGACATGAGAAGTTTGctcccaaaaagaaaaatccagtgtGCCACAAACCAACCCCCCAACTTGCAATATAAATTCCAGAGAAAATCTTCCTGTGACAAATCCCCAAGGACATTTGGGGTGCCCCAAGGCCAGCCCTTCTTACCCCCATGCATGGCATCGATGCGGATCTTGAGCTGGTTCTTCCCTGAGAGCAGCTCCTTCAAGGCATTGAAGTCAAAGATATTCCTCAGCATGCTGGCATAGGCCTCCACAGAGTCCACAATTTCCACTGGGAAAGACAAGGAGACAGGGATCAACCCTCACAGCCTGGAATTGTGATGGCCaagtcctgctgctgtgctgagggtcCTCAGAGCCAAGGGACAGGGCTCAGCACAAAGCCCTTGACCATCCCAGAGAATCAGAATAGGGACAGGAATAGTGGGGCTAAATTAGGGATTTAATTACAGGCTCTCACTGCTAATCAGGTCACAAAGGGACCAACAAAATCCTTAAGGCAAGCTCTGCTCCCAGTTAAGGCTCCCTGGACTTCCTTCAAGAGGGCTCAATCCCACTTtgcttaaatttaaaaatatgtatataaaatcAGATCTTTAATCTCCACCTAAGCCAATGGGAAGTGTGAACTTAATAGTTCAAAATGTTTCACCTTTGCAGCcaacataaaaccaaaatacagCATAAAATTCCCACTACAAAGAAATGGGGGCTGAGAGAAATACCAACTTTTATTATCTTTTCActtatttctttgttaaataTAAGCACCAGGAGATGGTAAAAAATATACttgcagtatttttcaaaagtatttttaaaatttattttcatatttcactgCTGACTGAAAAAGTCACGTGTGAAATGTAACAACTTTCCCACTCACAGGGACAACTTTTATATGTGAAACTGTGGAAAAAATCACTTGAAAGATTAAactctgtaatttttaattaggaaaatgcactttaactgcatttttctgttctcaagTACATGTTTGccttgcagaaaaaaactttgATTTTAGGGAAGTTTGAGGGATCAAGATTTTGATACTGAAGTAGAAAACTTCTGCAGgacagaaaattatataaatcaaaaccagcaaataaacaaacaccaGGAGCAATGTCCTCACTGGGATTATGCAACAGATGAGAAGGAGAGGTCAGAATGGCCACAGAAACACCACAATTCCTCACCCTTGCCAAGAGGGAGAACATTTCTTTACCTGTAAATGGTTTAAATTTGTTCTCCAAGTCAAACTGCTGCTTCCCAATGGTGCCCAAATCCACCTGGAGATCTGGGCAGATTGCATATTCCTCAATTTTCTTGCTGATTTGGAAAATTTTATCCGTGATGGCTTCAGGAGCAGGACCTGCAAAATGAAATGGGCAAAGGGGAAGGTGTTAAAGGATCCAACTGCAAGAGGAGTGAACTTCAGGAATACAGCAAAGACCTGGGCTGGGAATaccctgctgggagaggaggaatgaGGGgatgatgccttgggaaggctggcctggagcagagactgcacagagctgggagaatAAAGGggagatttattaaaaggcctttaaggtaCACCTTGAGAAGGtcaagagcctgaccagggctacacccaaggtggacccaaaatggaccaaaatggatcaaaatgggcacaaaaatGCCTgactggtcacaaggtctcacactttgatcagttttggtccatttgcatcttggggttgaattgtcccattccagccccaggctgtgaggtcccatccttgttcctccctccagcccacccttgtttgtgctttggggctgaaagttgtccttggtgtgcagcaggagaaggatttgttttgtgtccctgctgtgtgcagagctgagtgacactgactgtgagctcagagctgtcccctgggcaccacagaacctgagacacagcacagagaaaactgaagggaTCAGGTCCATCAGGGAAAccacagctcagggcactgaTTCCAGGGCTATGAACAGAAATTTAGATTCTTGGGTGGacacaagaaataaataaaaaaaaaaaaaattaaaaaaattaataataataatagtagtagtaataataagAATGTTGTTTTAAAGACAGTTATGACATACAGAATGACATGGTAAAAACCTTTTTATCATGGCCTCATGCTGTTTTCTATACAGTTTTTACTTGAGAGTAAATTTTAATTGGTTAATAGTTttcttgtttattattttattagtaaAAGTTATTAGTAAAAGGTTagtaaaaggtattttacttgCTTATTAAATCTATCTATTCTCAGAtggtttacatattttctttactgatttttatgggacaaatcccttgttattaCAAGTGTGCTTATTTTTCACCCTCAGAAGAGACtgttgtgttaaaggaacttcTCATTCTCAAAACAGCTTCATATGGGAACTTACAAATTCTTAGAAGAACTTATAAGAAATGACAGGCCAGCTTTTTAACCCATTCCTACACAAGAATAAAGCAGGGAGTGTcggaaccctggaggctgaaaatttcaagttttctgAGCTGAGAggtgctgaccctcaggcaaacactgcatttaaCTTGAGACCTTAGAGCAGGCTTCCAAAATTGTGTAATAGCACAGAAGTTGTATGGGTGTAGTTTGAGTGGTggtgtgtgatctcacagggtggaAAAACTTAGATTTGGAGTTTTGGTATAGAGTAATGTGTGTGGGCCAAGATAGAAAATTCAGAGTGTTGTCTAAGTTCCTCCTCTtcaccttctttttccttcttcttcatgaagGTAAATAGTTTTCtgtgggtctgagagattttagcctgctagcagctgctcactttttcttctgaaaaacagaagaaaacaggtttcttctgaaaacaatcctggcaaacaactctcctaTCTCAAAACAATTTTCTCCAGGTGGcgttttgctgtttctctggtttaaccagGGGCATTAGAGAGGTGTCTTTCCTACTCACCAATCATGCTAAATCTGTACCAGAACACCTTATTAAAGGTAataagaattagaaaataaagccttttttctatgctctttgccttctgaaacaCTTGGAGCCTTTCTTTCGTGTCCTACAGCAAGTTTTCTCTAGTTAAATGAAAGAGGTCTGCCTTGGGAACCTCGAGTAGTCATTATTAAAtcaaaaaagtaaataatataAGTGTATCACTTTAGTATCGAGTAATTATCTCTTAAACAGCCTCAGTAAAAGTTAAAAGCACTCTGTTTTGTCTCCTTTCTCTAACTGGCAAGTTCGAGCTCACGCTGTGTGAGACAtaacaaccaaaaccaaactggaGTTTTGGTCTCCCGtgcctttcctgctgacctCAGGCACAGGGGAGCAAAGAGGACTGTAAGCAGGGGGTTAGGAGGCCTGACCTCCGTTGGAGATGTTGAATTTGATGCCGAAGTCGCCGTTGGGGCCGCCGGGGTTGTGGCTGGCCGTCAGGATGATGCCGCCGATGGCTTTGATCTTGCGGATGATGCAGGACACGGCCGGCGTGGACAGGATCCCGTTCTGCCCGATCACCAGGCGCCCGAtctgggagggcaggagcacagcaaagCTCTGTCAGGGCAAATCCCAGCCCCCAGCCTAAAACCCAAAACTCTGCCAATGGGTAAAGCACAGCCCTGTTCCTGCCAGAGCGCCCTGCAGTGCATCCACCCCGCTCTGCTGTGGCATTTTCCTCCAGGAATGCTTGTAGTGGCTTCACCTTGGCCAATTCCTGATTCCCAAAATTAGTGTCGTGGTTTGAGTGCCTCCTACTTTACTCTTTCTTACCCCTATTtactcttttcctgctgtgagataggactaagagagaagcaaagcaggctcCAAACTTTAAAAGGTATAAAGACAGGTTTATGAACAAAactacaagaaagaaaaaaattaatcagaatcagaataaaacctaCAAAACACTTCCCTCTCCCCCAACAGCTTATTTTCCCTTCTCAGAGACAATGTATAAAGACAAAACTTGGAACTCTTAGTCAGATTACCACCTATAAAATTGTCTTTCATCAGTTCATTTAGAGAAAAAAGTCTCTTTTAGTTTGCCATGGAATCctccacaagaaaaaaagccagaccCATGACAATGCTGCACATGGATGTACTGAAGGGCTGAGTTCTCCACAGGCATTAAACACCATAAGAAAACAGCATTCCCTCTGGCTGTGGTCTTCAAACACACCATGGGGCAGAGAGAAGCCAAAAGAACACAGAACTTGAAcatcctgggagcagctgcagattGTTCCTCGCAGCAGGCAGCACACCTCCTTCCCATAAATTCAGGGATATCACTGAGATTGGATCCAGAGCAATGTGCTGAGCAATATACCAGCATTAGAATGCAGGCAATAAAGCAGGAGGCGCAGAATTCCCTGGAAGAGCACactccttcccacagcccccaaATGAGGTGACAGGATTTAAACCACACCAGACTCCTCTGCCACCAACCGAGGGGTCAGACCCAGAGCAgactgggaaaggaggagggatTTCATTCAGTCACAAGCTGAGGAATGGAGAGGAGCATTCCCAAGCTGTGGTGGGTGCTGAGCCAAGGGCATGGGATGGCTGTGATTCCtgtcccctggcactgccaggtgCTAAGCCCCAGCCTCGCTGCCCATCACTTATTGCCTGCTCcagctgtcacagcccagctgctggcagagctgcacctccagcacagaacagcagaaatgggaaaaagcACTTTACAAACCCAAAGTGTCTCTGTCTCCAGCTGCCCACACCAGTTCATATTGGAGCTCTGACTCTGCACACACTGATCACTCATTTATTGCACCTCACGTTTCATTTGAAGCAGCCCAACCTCCACAGGGTTTGCTTTTTCCCCATTCTCAAACACACTTTATCCTGTGCTTTATTCCAGCCTCCAAACCTTGCTCCTTTTCAGTTTCCCTGAGAATTCACCTCCAGGAAGCTCCTCTCCAAacttcccctcctgctccccagttTCCCTTTGAAGGTCACATTCTGCAGCATCAGTGgcccaggaatgctgcagaggaagggagaaCAAGGGATTTCCCCTgccaaagcaggcagcagctgcaggagagctggataAACACACCAAATCCCCTGTCCttgccctccctgcacacctGAACTGCagcaaggaaggaaaggaagaaacacTCATCCCCACGTGTGCTGCTCTGTGATTTGGGTCCTCCTTGGCTTCCAGAATTTTTCAGCTGCCACCCATCCAGTGCTAAATCCTTTGTGGTAAGCACTGGGGAAGGGTGCTCAGTGTAACAATGTGCTCAACGATTTACACTTAATCCTTTTAGAGTCTATGGAATTTCTTATGAGGAAAACCTCGGGCAGCAATGATGGAGAAACACCTTTCATGGAATTCTAGAAACAGACAGACCCACTTTGTGCAGAAACTTTGGGTTACAGCACTTCAAAACCATCCAGGTAATAATTCCAGCCTGGTTTTACTGAAAGCCCCATTAGGATGCACACACGGacttcctgcagcccctcctccCCTCAGGAACACTGGGAAcagcttttccaggctgtgGAAGTCggtggctgcagctccatggTGTCCTCAGCCCACCCTTACAGCCCTTTCTGTGCAGGAGATGCAGCCCAAGGCTCCAGTCCCACACCCTGAGcaccacagaggagaaaaatccatggaaaataCCCCCAAAAACCCCTAAATCCCATTATTTAGGCAGACCTGGGCCCAGTGCTGGAGAGAAAAGTCTGAGCTGGTGAAGATGAGCCTTATCTCCCCCTCACCAGCAGATCTGTCCTGGTGTCAGGCACTCCAAGCCTGGCTCTGTGcacattttccagctcttctgctCAGCCCATACACTGATTTCAAAGGAAGACATTAATTTGCAACGCCTGAAGATTTTGTCCCCCCCACCAAGATGGAAAATAGGTGaatcttaaaattaaatgaataaaattctCTCCTCCTATTTTCCCACTCATTATTGATTACATTGTCCAAGTTAGGCTTCTTGTCAAACAAATTCCTAAAGTCAGGTCCCTTTGCACAAAGTTTGCTCTGCCCATAGAGATCCAGGAGAGAGAACAGAACTTTATCTtcttaaaaagcagaaggaaa encodes the following:
- the PGM1 gene encoding phosphoglucomutase-1 isoform X2 gives rise to the protein MVRIVTVQTKPYGDQKPGTSGLRKRVTVFQSNANYTENFIQSILATVPPAERQDATLVVGGDGRFYMRDAIQLIVRIAAANGIGRLVIGQNGILSTPAVSCIIRKIKAIGGIILTASHNPGGPNGDFGIKFNISNGGPAPEAITDKIFQISKKIEEYAICPDLQVDLGTIGKQQFDLENKFKPFTVEIVDSVEAYASMLRNIFDFNALKELLSGKNQLKIRIDAMHGVVGPYVKKILCEELGAPANSAVNCTPLEDFGGHHPDPNLTYAADLVQTMKTGEYDFGAAFDGDGDRNMILGKHGFFVNPSDSVAVIAANIFSIPYFQQTGVRGLARSMPTSGALDRVAQATKIALYETPTGWKFFGNLMDANKLSLCGEESFGTGSDHIREKDGLWAVLAWLSILAARKQSVEDIMKDHWQKYGRNFFTRYDYEEVDADAANKMMKDLEALMFDRSFVGKQLSAGDKVYTVEKADNFEYNDPVDGSVSRNQGLRLIFSDGSRIIFRLSGTGSAGATVRLYIDSYEKDAQKINQDPQVMLAPLISIALKLSQLHERTGRSGPTVIT
- the PGM1 gene encoding phosphoglucomutase-1 isoform X1 — protein: MEDAPLPLLTVPTAPYSDQKPGTSGLRRKTFYFESKLNYLQNFIQSIFFSIDLRDRQGASLVVGGDGRYLNKSAVELIVQMAAANGIGRLVIGQNGILSTPAVSCIIRKIKAIGGIILTASHNPGGPNGDFGIKFNISNGGPAPEAITDKIFQISKKIEEYAICPDLQVDLGTIGKQQFDLENKFKPFTVEIVDSVEAYASMLRNIFDFNALKELLSGKNQLKIRIDAMHGVVGPYVKKILCEELGAPANSAVNCTPLEDFGGHHPDPNLTYAADLVQTMKTGEYDFGAAFDGDGDRNMILGKHGFFVNPSDSVAVIAANIFSIPYFQQTGVRGLARSMPTSGALDRVAQATKIALYETPTGWKFFGNLMDANKLSLCGEESFGTGSDHIREKDGLWAVLAWLSILAARKQSVEDIMKDHWQKYGRNFFTRYDYEEVDADAANKMMKDLEALMFDRSFVGKQLSAGDKVYTVEKADNFEYNDPVDGSVSRNQGLRLIFSDGSRIIFRLSGTGSAGATVRLYIDSYEKDAQKINQDPQVMLAPLISIALKLSQLHERTGRSGPTVIT